In Candidatus Eisenbacteria bacterium, the following proteins share a genomic window:
- a CDS encoding FlgD immunoglobulin-like domain containing protein, translating into MDLENEHSWIRLVGANPGAGATIELEMPRGGAVDLGIYDAAGRLIARPLDRQTLDVGLHRVAWNGEDASGRRVAPGVYFVRVERGDQMWSRRITVLRR; encoded by the coding sequence ATGGACCTCGAGAACGAGCACTCGTGGATTCGCCTGGTGGGGGCCAATCCCGGCGCCGGAGCGACCATCGAGCTCGAGATGCCCCGTGGCGGAGCCGTCGACCTCGGGATCTACGACGCCGCCGGACGGCTGATCGCGCGGCCTCTCGACCGCCAGACGCTGGACGTCGGTCTCCATCGCGTCGCCTGGAACGGCGAAGATGCTTCCGGCCGGCGTGTGGCGCCGGGCGTCTACTTCGTGCGCGTGGAGCGCGGCGACCAGATGTGGTCGCGCCGAATCACGGTGCTGAGGAGATGA
- a CDS encoding methyltransferase domain-containing protein yields MLRPGAPLRAGQEPQKVHQALQADVWAPETEILLDRIGVEPGWKCADLACGPAGILGILARRVGSEGLVIGADRGDELARQAQHATLEAGQLQVQLVVTDLLDPALGESSFDLVHLRFALHLVDPEAAVARMTRLAKPGGFVAIQEPDLASWRYRPATAAWPRLLAALTAAIADSGDPNVGRRAPDLLEAAGLEGVSVRCSALTLGNRHPHMRLPLAWAAAQREVIVGLGLARPSELDAWIEELEEYLEDEAVTMVTPTTIQAWGRRPKPPENTW; encoded by the coding sequence GTGCTCCGCCCAGGTGCCCCGCTTCGCGCGGGCCAAGAGCCGCAGAAGGTCCATCAGGCCCTTCAGGCCGACGTGTGGGCGCCCGAGACCGAGATCCTCCTCGACCGGATCGGCGTCGAGCCGGGATGGAAGTGCGCCGATCTCGCGTGCGGCCCGGCCGGCATCCTCGGCATCCTCGCTCGCCGGGTCGGAAGCGAAGGCCTCGTCATCGGCGCCGATCGCGGCGACGAGCTCGCGAGACAGGCGCAGCACGCCACGCTCGAAGCCGGCCAGCTCCAGGTTCAGCTCGTCGTTACCGATCTGCTCGACCCCGCGCTCGGCGAGTCCTCCTTCGACCTCGTGCACCTTCGCTTCGCGCTCCATCTCGTCGACCCGGAGGCCGCGGTCGCGCGCATGACCCGCCTCGCGAAGCCGGGCGGCTTCGTCGCCATTCAGGAGCCGGATCTGGCTTCCTGGCGTTACCGCCCGGCCACCGCGGCCTGGCCGCGACTGCTCGCGGCGCTGACCGCCGCGATCGCGGACTCCGGTGATCCCAATGTCGGCCGCAGGGCGCCCGATCTGCTGGAAGCCGCGGGGCTCGAAGGCGTCTCCGTGCGCTGCTCGGCGCTGACGCTCGGCAACCGGCATCCCCACATGCGACTCCCGCTGGCCTGGGCGGCCGCGCAGCGGGAGGTCATCGTAGGCCTCGGGCTGGCCCGACCCTCCGAGCTCGATGCATGGATCGAGGAACTCGAGGAGTACCTGGAGGATGAGGCCGTGACGATGGTGACGCCCACCACGATCCAGGCCTGGGGAAGACGGCCAAAGCCTCCGGAAAATACCTGGTGA
- the lipA gene encoding lipoyl synthase, which translates to MSDELPNASAGPHPEIRIYGAPRPAVPQRVPLTPRFGGCASGAGVGVGADAAHGLGGFRRLPDWLKVALPGAGDYAETKALLRAQKLHTVCEEARCPNLGHCWSRGTATIMILGDLCTRRCGFCAVAPGRPNGFVDWDEPRRVGEAVAGMNLRHTVITSVARDDLADGGSTVFAMTIRAIRERSGTVVEVLIPDFRGHEDDLARVIEAEPDVINHNIETVERLHPVVRPSARYGRSLELLRRVRERSNVIKAKSGIMLGLGETDDEVKQTLVDLRAHGCQLLTIGQYLRPSPNHLPVREYVHPDKFRAWGEMAMSLGFENCASGPLVRSSFHADELAGTVRRGESSRA; encoded by the coding sequence ATGAGCGACGAGCTGCCGAACGCGTCTGCAGGACCGCATCCCGAGATCAGGATCTATGGCGCGCCGCGTCCTGCGGTTCCCCAGCGCGTGCCGCTCACGCCGCGCTTCGGCGGCTGCGCCTCGGGCGCCGGAGTCGGCGTCGGCGCCGACGCGGCGCATGGCCTGGGAGGCTTCCGTCGTCTGCCGGACTGGCTCAAGGTCGCGTTGCCCGGAGCCGGCGATTACGCCGAGACCAAGGCGCTGCTGCGCGCCCAGAAGCTCCACACCGTGTGCGAGGAAGCGCGCTGCCCGAACCTCGGACACTGCTGGTCGCGCGGCACCGCCACCATCATGATCCTCGGCGACCTGTGCACGCGGCGCTGCGGGTTCTGCGCCGTGGCCCCCGGACGGCCGAATGGTTTCGTGGACTGGGACGAGCCACGGCGCGTGGGCGAAGCGGTGGCGGGCATGAACCTGCGGCACACCGTGATCACCTCGGTGGCTCGCGACGACCTGGCGGACGGCGGCAGCACGGTCTTCGCGATGACGATCCGCGCGATCCGCGAGCGCTCCGGCACGGTGGTGGAAGTGCTGATCCCCGACTTCCGCGGCCACGAGGACGATCTGGCGCGAGTGATCGAGGCCGAGCCGGACGTGATCAACCACAACATCGAGACCGTCGAGCGGCTTCACCCGGTGGTGCGCCCGAGCGCCCGCTACGGCCGTTCGCTCGAGCTGCTGCGCCGCGTGCGCGAGCGGAGCAACGTCATCAAGGCCAAGTCCGGCATCATGCTCGGCCTCGGCGAGACCGACGACGAGGTGAAGCAGACGCTGGTCGACCTGCGAGCGCATGGTTGCCAGCTCCTCACCATCGGTCAGTACCTGCGCCCTTCGCCCAACCACCTTCCGGTGCGCGAGTACGTCCACCCCGACAAGTTCCGCGCATGGGGCGAGATGGCGATGAGCCTCGGCTTCGAGAACTGCGCCAGCGGCCCGCTCGTGCGCTCCAGCTTCCACGCCGACGAGCTGGCCGGCACCGTCCGAAGAGGAGAGAGCAGCCGGGCCTAG
- the nadA gene encoding quinolinate synthase NadA, with translation MKTLVAPPVAPGARPFSDYAALAADEIRARAWEAKRRLGRRAVILGHHYQRESVMEFADHRGDSFKLSQLAAAQKDAEFIVFCGVHFMAESADILRQPHQTVILPDLKAGCSMADMADLEDVEEAWDRLARAHGDSFVPVTYMNSSAALKAFCGERGGVVCTSSNARAVLEWAWSRKPRTFFFPDQHLGRNTAVAMGVPLESTAEWEWRARDLDQANARCFGADIRIVLWRGWCSVHTKFTRRQIDEVRAEDPAIRILVHPECAYEVVQSADLVGSTEYIIEQVKKAPAGSSWAIGTEINLVHRLALEHPEQNIRSLQKNVCPCATMNRIDPAHLLWSLENLADGHVVNPVRVPEDVKRHARVALDRMLELKGSGAVGRAAMAKD, from the coding sequence ATGAAGACGCTCGTCGCACCACCGGTCGCACCGGGCGCCCGTCCGTTCTCGGACTACGCGGCGCTGGCCGCCGACGAGATCCGCGCCAGGGCCTGGGAAGCCAAGCGCCGGCTCGGCCGCCGGGCGGTGATCCTGGGACACCATTACCAGCGTGAGAGCGTGATGGAGTTCGCCGATCATCGCGGCGACTCGTTCAAGCTCTCCCAGCTCGCCGCCGCCCAGAAAGATGCCGAGTTCATCGTGTTCTGCGGCGTGCACTTCATGGCGGAGTCCGCCGACATCCTGCGGCAGCCGCATCAGACCGTGATCCTTCCCGACCTCAAGGCCGGCTGCTCCATGGCCGACATGGCCGACCTCGAGGACGTGGAAGAGGCGTGGGATCGGCTGGCGCGCGCGCACGGCGACAGCTTCGTGCCGGTGACGTACATGAACTCCAGCGCCGCGCTCAAGGCGTTCTGTGGCGAGCGCGGAGGCGTGGTGTGCACCTCCTCCAACGCCCGCGCCGTCCTGGAGTGGGCATGGAGCCGGAAGCCACGCACCTTCTTCTTCCCCGACCAGCATCTCGGACGCAATACCGCGGTGGCGATGGGCGTGCCGCTCGAGTCGACCGCGGAATGGGAGTGGCGGGCTCGCGACCTCGATCAGGCGAATGCCCGCTGCTTCGGCGCCGACATCCGCATCGTGCTGTGGCGAGGCTGGTGCTCGGTGCACACGAAATTCACGCGCCGCCAGATCGACGAAGTGCGCGCCGAGGATCCCGCGATCCGCATCCTGGTTCATCCGGAGTGCGCGTACGAGGTGGTGCAGAGCGCCGATCTCGTCGGCTCGACCGAGTACATCATCGAGCAGGTGAAGAAGGCGCCGGCCGGATCGAGCTGGGCGATCGGCACCGAGATCAACCTGGTCCATCGGCTGGCTCTCGAGCATCCCGAGCAGAACATCCGCTCGCTGCAGAAGAACGTGTGTCCATGCGCCACCATGAACCGGATCGATCCGGCCCATCTCCTGTGGTCGCTCGAGAATCTCGCCGACGGCCACGTCGTGAACCCGGTGCGCGTCCCGGAGGACGTGAAGCGCCACGCGCGCGTGGCGCTGGACCGCATGCTCGAGCTCAAAGGCAGTGGTGCGGTCGGCCGCGCCGCGATGGCCAAGGACTGA